Proteins encoded in a region of the Veillonella parvula genome:
- the thrS gene encoding threonine--tRNA ligase, giving the protein MADVKIILPDGSAKEYAAGTTLGEAVKQLSNSLAKKVLAANVNGELTDLREELVDGSEVAFLTFEDEGGKHTLRHTASHILAQAVKRLWPEAKLAIGPAIDKGFYYDIDMEHTLTPEDLDKIEKEMSRIVKENLLITKSVMPRQEAIEFFKAKNEDYKVELIQDLPEDAVISCYSQGDFIDLCAGPHVASTGKVKAFKLQSIAGAYWRGDEKNKMLQRIYGTAFEKKEELDAYLHLLEEAAKRDHRKLGKELGLFVIKEEGPGFPFFLPKGMALRNELENFWREVHHEFEYEEIRTPIILNKQLWETSGHWFHYRENMYTTIIDEEEYAIKPMNCPGGILVYQNEMHSYRDFPLRYAELGLVHRHELSGALHGLFRVRAFTQDDAHVFMLPSQMQSELMKVIELFDRIYSQFGLKYHVELSTKPDNAMGDDAIWEAATEALRNAIEAKGIPYVINPGDGAFYGPKLDYHIEDSLGRTWQCGTIQLDMNLPERFQIEYIGEDGQKHRPIMIHRACFGSMERFIGILTEHYAGAFPTWMAPVQVKILPISEKHVEYAKELAKQMHRDYVRVEVDDRSEKIGYKIRQAQMAKVPYMLVVGDKEVEEGTVNVRKHGGDELGSVPFEEFFNSIKIEIKERN; this is encoded by the coding sequence ATGGCAGATGTAAAAATCATTTTACCTGATGGTAGTGCAAAGGAATACGCTGCTGGCACTACTCTTGGGGAAGCAGTAAAACAACTATCTAACAGCTTGGCTAAAAAAGTACTAGCTGCAAACGTAAATGGCGAATTAACAGACCTTCGCGAAGAACTTGTAGATGGTTCTGAAGTTGCGTTCTTAACATTCGAAGATGAAGGGGGCAAACATACTTTGCGCCATACAGCTTCTCATATCTTGGCACAAGCTGTTAAACGTTTATGGCCTGAAGCTAAATTGGCTATCGGTCCTGCTATCGATAAGGGTTTTTACTATGATATCGATATGGAACATACTTTGACTCCTGAAGATTTGGATAAAATCGAAAAGGAAATGAGCCGTATTGTAAAAGAAAATTTACTGATTACTAAATCCGTTATGCCTCGTCAAGAAGCTATCGAATTCTTTAAAGCCAAAAATGAAGATTACAAGGTAGAATTGATTCAAGATCTTCCTGAAGATGCTGTAATCTCTTGCTACTCTCAAGGCGATTTCATCGATCTTTGTGCAGGACCTCACGTGGCATCTACTGGTAAGGTGAAAGCTTTCAAATTACAAAGCATTGCAGGTGCATACTGGCGTGGCGATGAAAAAAATAAAATGTTACAACGTATTTACGGTACAGCATTTGAAAAGAAAGAAGAACTTGATGCATACCTTCACTTGCTTGAAGAAGCAGCTAAACGCGACCACCGTAAACTTGGTAAAGAACTTGGTTTGTTCGTTATCAAAGAAGAAGGTCCTGGCTTCCCATTCTTCTTGCCAAAAGGCATGGCTCTTCGCAACGAATTAGAAAACTTCTGGCGCGAAGTTCACCATGAATTTGAATACGAAGAAATCCGTACACCAATCATCTTGAACAAACAATTGTGGGAAACATCTGGTCACTGGTTCCATTATCGTGAAAATATGTACACTACAATTATCGACGAAGAAGAATATGCAATTAAACCAATGAACTGCCCAGGCGGTATCTTGGTTTACCAAAACGAAATGCATTCCTATCGTGACTTCCCATTGCGTTACGCTGAACTCGGTCTAGTTCACCGTCATGAATTATCTGGTGCATTACACGGCTTGTTCCGAGTACGTGCGTTCACGCAAGATGATGCGCATGTATTCATGTTGCCATCTCAAATGCAATCTGAGTTGATGAAAGTTATCGAATTATTTGACCGTATCTATAGTCAATTCGGCTTGAAATATCATGTAGAATTGTCCACTAAACCTGATAATGCAATGGGTGATGACGCCATTTGGGAAGCAGCGACAGAAGCATTGCGTAATGCTATTGAAGCGAAAGGTATTCCATACGTAATCAACCCTGGTGACGGCGCATTCTACGGTCCTAAACTTGACTACCATATCGAAGACTCCTTAGGTCGTACATGGCAATGTGGTACTATTCAATTGGATATGAACTTGCCTGAACGGTTCCAAATTGAATACATTGGTGAAGATGGTCAAAAACATCGTCCTATCATGATTCACCGTGCATGCTTCGGCTCTATGGAACGTTTCATTGGTATCTTAACTGAACACTATGCAGGCGCATTCCCAACATGGATGGCTCCTGTACAAGTTAAAATCTTGCCTATCTCTGAAAAACATGTTGAATATGCTAAGGAATTGGCAAAACAAATGCACCGCGACTATGTACGCGTAGAAGTAGACGATCGCAGCGAAAAAATCGGCTACAAAATCCGCCAAGCGCAAATGGCAAAAGTTCCTTACATGCTTGTTGTGGGTGATAAAGAAGTTGAAGAAGGCACAGTTAACGTTCGTAAACACGGTGGTGATGAATTAGGTTCTGTACCATTTGAAGAATTCTTTAATTCTATTAAGATTGAAATTAAAGAACGTAATTAA
- a CDS encoding MFS transporter gives MKEVNSYGWKAVIGSSIGYAMDGFDLLILGFMLTLISGDLGLTTGQAGSLVTWTLVGAVIGGFIFGTLSDKFGRVRVLTWTIVLFAVFTGLCAFAQGYWDLLIYRTIAGIGLGGEFGIGMALAAEAWPAQHRAKATSYVAIGWQLGVLAAALLTPVLLPYIGWRGMFMVGIIPAFVAWIFRAKLHEPEIFVQSKDTKEHSHTNSFKLLVKDVRTTKTSIGVAILTSVQNFGYYGIMIWLPNFLSKQLGFSLTKSGLWTAVTVCGMMVGIWLFGRLADKIGRKPTFILFQVCAVASILIYSQLSDPTAMLFAGAILGASVNGMMGGYGALMAEAYPTSARATAQNVLFNIGRAVGGFSPMVVGMIISMYSYQVAIAFLAIIYVIDILATVFLIPELKGKELD, from the coding sequence ATGAAAGAAGTAAATTCATACGGTTGGAAAGCTGTTATTGGTTCATCTATAGGTTATGCCATGGATGGGTTTGATCTCTTGATTCTTGGCTTTATGCTAACTTTGATTTCAGGGGACTTAGGCTTGACTACTGGTCAAGCAGGTTCACTTGTGACGTGGACCTTGGTAGGTGCCGTAATCGGTGGTTTTATCTTTGGTACCTTGTCAGATAAGTTTGGTCGTGTTCGTGTGTTGACATGGACTATTGTATTATTTGCTGTATTCACTGGGCTTTGTGCTTTTGCACAAGGCTATTGGGATCTTCTCATATATCGTACAATTGCCGGCATCGGTCTAGGCGGTGAATTCGGTATTGGTATGGCTTTAGCAGCTGAAGCATGGCCTGCACAACATCGTGCAAAGGCAACAAGCTATGTTGCCATCGGCTGGCAGTTAGGCGTATTGGCTGCAGCACTGTTAACACCCGTATTACTTCCTTATATTGGATGGCGTGGTATGTTCATGGTTGGCATTATTCCTGCCTTTGTGGCCTGGATCTTCCGTGCGAAATTACATGAACCAGAAATCTTTGTTCAAAGTAAAGACACTAAAGAACATTCCCATACGAACTCATTCAAGTTATTAGTAAAAGATGTAAGAACTACAAAGACCTCCATAGGTGTTGCTATTTTAACATCTGTTCAAAACTTTGGTTACTACGGTATTATGATTTGGTTGCCTAATTTCTTGAGTAAGCAATTAGGGTTTTCCCTTACAAAATCTGGTTTGTGGACTGCTGTTACTGTATGTGGTATGATGGTCGGCATTTGGTTATTCGGACGATTGGCTGATAAAATTGGCCGTAAACCAACATTTATCTTGTTCCAAGTATGTGCTGTGGCATCTATTTTGATTTATTCTCAACTATCTGATCCAACAGCTATGCTATTTGCCGGCGCTATTCTAGGGGCCTCTGTAAATGGTATGATGGGTGGGTATGGTGCCTTAATGGCAGAAGCCTATCCAACAAGTGCTCGCGCAACGGCTCAAAACGTGTTATTTAACATCGGTCGCGCCGTAGGTGGCTTTAGCCCAATGGTAGTAGGTATGATTATCTCAATGTACTCGTACCAAGTGGCAATTGCATTCTTGGCTATTATTTATGTAATCGATATATTGGCAACCGTATTCTTAATTCCTGAACTAAAAGGTAAGGAACTAGACTAG
- a CDS encoding MarR family winged helix-turn-helix transcriptional regulator, with amino-acid sequence MSEVARLRLREVSESEERFNRLERAVRYGKRLKLAKRVPRDVFLPEDKQLWFLFERIYTVIHDREVAVLKRFGLTPMQYNVLEFVYVSSCNPTLGFIVDELRISYGNLFEVVKNLVKKGLVNSDICPNDKRSKCLALTYEGKILFEEVQVIHDKVLGNTFSVMCMNKKGEMKSNLSYVLRHFSQEEIY; translated from the coding sequence GTGAGCGAAGTGGCACGATTACGTTTGCGTGAGGTTAGTGAGAGTGAGGAACGTTTTAATCGATTAGAGCGGGCTGTGCGATACGGAAAACGGTTAAAGTTGGCAAAAAGAGTGCCTAGAGATGTATTTTTACCAGAGGATAAGCAGTTATGGTTTTTATTTGAGCGTATATATACGGTAATTCATGATAGGGAGGTAGCCGTACTAAAACGGTTTGGCTTAACACCCATGCAGTACAATGTTTTGGAGTTTGTCTATGTATCATCTTGCAATCCAACATTAGGCTTTATTGTAGATGAATTACGCATATCATATGGTAATCTATTTGAAGTCGTAAAGAATCTAGTGAAAAAAGGCTTAGTAAATTCTGATATTTGCCCAAATGATAAACGATCTAAATGTTTAGCTTTGACCTATGAAGGTAAGATTTTATTTGAAGAGGTACAAGTCATACATGATAAAGTTTTAGGAAATACATTTTCTGTTATGTGTATGAATAAAAAGGGAGAAATGAAATCAAACTTATCATATGTACTTAGACATTTCAGTCAGGAAGAAATATACTAA